From Arachis hypogaea cultivar Tifrunner chromosome 3, arahy.Tifrunner.gnm2.J5K5, whole genome shotgun sequence:
AGTCATATAATTATAATCGTCCTCCTGAACAAAATAGTGGCATGTTTGGTAGATTTCGATCAAGGCACAACAGGTCATCATCACAAAATGAGGATGCTTTGGGTTGTTGTTCAATTGATCTGTGCACATCCTCTATAAAGATGGATGCAGAGGATACAGATCTACGTCTTTGCTTCCGTATAATTTCTCCCTCAAAAACATATACACTGCAGGTGACTGATTGACTTATTTCTTATATTTGAAGTAACGAATCATTAGATATTCCTCTATAATAATGTGTGAGCTTATCATGGTGATAACAAAACATAAATTTCTCTTGCACTTACCTCTCATTCGTGTGagataaatttttttcttgtttagaaCCTAACGTGGGGATTATGGACATTCTGTTTGTTAAAGTTGTACCACTGAATGTTTTAGGTTTAGTTTCTTCTCTATATCTTGCATCAGAGGCCGTGTGCTGGTTTATTGTAGTTCCATATTGTTTTTTGTTAGTTGACTCTGCATATTGTTTCTATCAGGCAGAAAATGAAGCTGATAGGATGGACTGGGTAAACAAAATTACCGGGGCTGTCACGTCGCTCTTTAATTCTCACTTTCTTCAACAGGTTATCTATTTGCACGTTTTGAAGCATAGCACTATGTATAATGTCCTTATAAGATTTTAACACTATTCCATTGTAATTTCTGCAGCCTCGTtatgatagagaaaatagaaactcAGCAACTGGTGCTTCGTCAACTAGTCAATCAGAGGATGGTGACAAATATTTGATGGATGACATATATCCAAAGGAAGTCCATAGTGTCTCTAAGATTTTAAGGGGAATTCCTGGGAATGATAAATGTGCTGAATGCAGTGCTGCTGATCCGGACTGGGCATCTTTAAACCTTGGCATATTACTCTGTATAGAATGCTCTGGAGTGCATCGAAATCTTGGAGTTCATATCTCGAAGGTGCATGCTTTAATATATAAAGGAAAACCATTTATTTCACTTCTACTTGGAAATgagaaaaaatttataaactgggtgaaatttgtttgaagtttaCCTTTAATTTTCCTTAGTTTGTGATTTAAAGGTTTTACTTCTTGATCTTAGTTCTCTGGGATGGTCATATGGCAGTATTGCACTACAGTGCTAACATATTTTTGTAGAATctctctttctgtctgaaggacacttgttttcttttttggtaTTAACAAACTGTTACCATTTTCTGAagtttattatattttatctGCCAACCACAGGTGAGATCTATAACATTAGATGTTAAGGTATGGGAGCCTACTATTTTGGATTTATTTGATAAGTTGGGTAATGCTTATTGTAATTCGATATGGGAAGGCATGCTTCTACTTGGTAATGAAAGGTAAAATTTTGGCTCATTAACCAATGTACATTATGTGCTACATATCTGTTGATTTATTTAGTAGTTGAGCTTGTGATCCTTTCTTTTTGGGAACAATTATCTGCAGAGTAGGTGAATCAAATGGGCCAGCAAAACCATGTTTCATGGATGCCTTCCAAGATAAGGAAAAGTACATACAGGCAAAGGTAAGAATTTCAGTTCAATTTCACTTTTTATCTGCATGTGACTATGTATGTGGATTATGGTAGTAGGAGCAGCTTGATGTGTTAAAATGCAATTTTTATTTTCTCCATGTAAGATAGGCACAATTTGTCTGTTTTATAAGGTTTTTTATGCATGACCTGATTGGTTTTCTAGGCACAGGAAAAATATTCAAAGAAATATTGTTGTTGactttattgaggtatttatagATAATACATCCATAACCACTACCATTTTGGAATCTGTTATAATTGCTTTTGAATGATCCTAAGTTGTAGTTATGTCCAAACGTGTTAGGGAGTTATTATAGACGAAAGAGTGATACTGTTATCAGAACCCTTGCAGCTTGGCATTATGTTATGGATTGATGTACTAGATAAGGAACCCTATGCTTTCTTCAGTTTTTattctgatataatttttttttttttttttttttttttttttttttgtaatcagTATGTACAGAAATCattaattatcagagaagaggaTGTTCCCGGGAATCCTTCAGTTTCTGTAAGAATCTGGCTAGCGGTTCAAGCTATGGATGTACGAGAAGTATATCGCCTTATTGTAATCTCAAACTCAAATGTAGTAAATACGAAATATGATGATGCGGTTTCCCATGCTGATGCTAAAGCCCTGGACTTAGAATGTATTATATTGGAAGGCCATGAGCAGGATTCTGAATCTTGCCTCAGCATTAAACAGACTAATGAGACACAGAAGTGTTTCCATGGTTGGTCATTATTACATCTAGCATGTCATTCTGAACATGCACTAATGGTTGAGTTGTTACTTCAATTTGCTGCTGATGTAAACATGCAAGACTATCATGGTAGAACACCCTTGCACCATTGCATCACCGGTGGAAAAAATTCACTGGCGAAGTTTCTGTTGAGAAGGTAATAAACTAATACTTTTTGTTTAAGCCATTGTTTTACCGTGTTTCCATTATTCTCCTTTTATTCTGCCGAGCTTTTCATGTTTTATTTTGCATCAATTACATATACTTATGTGTGCGTGTGAGAGAAAGAGTTGTATTAAGCTTGCTAGTATCTTTATCCTACTTTCAAGACTTACATGCAAATTAATCAGGGGTGCTAGACCGTCAGTTAAAGATGCCGGCGGACTCACTGTACTTGAAAGAGCAATGGAGATGGGGGCAATAACCGACGAAGAACTATTCATCATGCTTGCTGAACACCAGTAAAGATGGAAACGGTATATAAACTGAGTTAACACTTAACAATGTTGAGGATAATCTTTTGTTTATCAAGCACAATGAGTTTGTCTTATTTATGTGCCTATATCTTAACTGAATTTCACCCGAGTCCCCATATTTCTTGCTATTATAGAGAATGCTTTTGATCATCCCATGAACACCTCTAATGAAAATCTTAATATATTCAAGTTACTTGCAAAAAGTGTTGCTCTATTTTATGTTCACTTCTTATTTAGAAGAGTACTGAACATAACATTGAAGGCCGTAGAACCAATAACTATATCTCGCTCTCAGGAAAAAAGATGAATATTGTAATTTATTGATCCCTGTTTATTAGCCTCAAAAAGTCATTTAATTGTGTTGAATTGACCCTTAACCTTTGGCTTCCCATCGGTTTTTCTAATATCTGGCAGGTGGCAGCTAAGACTTTGATATGGTGTGGAATTCGGAGACTAACAGCTCCTTCCTTTTACGAAACCGAACCTCTGCTGATTGCATTTTGAGACTCCAAAATCCATTTTACAACACAAAAACTGCCTAATTGAGAAATGACAATTATTATAGTAATGTGCTATATCTTATTGTGTACTTTACATTCATTGATTTTTTCGGTTTGAAGTTCAATCAGAAAAGCACGTGTACAGGTGTAAACAAGGCACATTTTGATGCCTTCGTTGGAAAACCATTAATGTTTTGCCCTCACCTCAAATTCGAGGTGCTTGGTGGAGTTTATTAATGTGGAATTATATCGTGTGTGTATTATCTTTTACTTTTGAAAATGTGGACATTTTATATCGAAAATGTCTAAAAGTTAAAGCAAAAAAACCATGCTACAAGCAAATGACAAATATACTCCTAAAGTGAAAATTAGATGACCTAATGGTTGTGTTTTAATGTGTAGATGTAGTGAGAGTCTTGGCGCCTAACGGTTAACTTTTAACTTATCTTTCACGAGGGATGGGCTGATTGAGAATGCACATTAAATTCTATGTAGGAGTTTTGATGGTCCAAGTTATATGTATATTGGTTTAATACTCTGGCCCAAAGTGCACTTCAGGTATTCTACGGTATACAACTATACATCAGCTCTATTGTTGAGGAGAACAATTTATTACTCTCATCCGAAAGAGCACTTTAATACACTGGTTTATTATTCGTACGGCAGTGTAGGTATGTGCAATGGTTTGGTACCTTTAATAATCCTAAAGAGCATtgggttctttttttttttagtgaggGATTAAATTTGTTTGGTACACTTGATTGTTACTCCTAAACGCTATTTAGGTAAATGGGGTGGTATACATTGGTTTTGTAGTTCAGGTGCAAACTGTTGGGGGTTTAATAGAACTCTAATGAATTTACATTTATTCTCAGCGTTATCCTCATTTACAGAATAATATACCTATATATATTCATCAGAAAATCCACCATTCATGTATCTCAGACACAACTTGAAACACAATCTCTCAAGGCCACCAAGATGATGAGCTTGCTTGAGTTTGTTATTGTATTTGTAGCCATTCTCTTATTCTTTTTCATCCATCTTTGGAGGTGCAATAGAAATACCCCCCTCACATATTGGCCCTTAATTGGTATGCTACCAGGGATTTTGTGTAATTTGCCCAATATCCATGATCACCTTACCTCAGTCTTGAAACACCATGGAGGTACTTTTAAGTTTAGAGGACCTTGGCTCACAAACATTAACTTTGTCCTCACCAGTGATCCTATGAACGTGCACCACATTACAAGCAAGAACTTTGGCAACTATGGCAAAGGTTCTGAGTTCCACGAGATTTTTGAGATTTTGGGAGACGGAATATTCAATTCTGACTCCCATAAATGGAAGTACAACAGAGATATACTGCAATTATTGTTCAGACAAAACGTCTTCAAGAATGTTGT
This genomic window contains:
- the LOC112789037 gene encoding ADP-ribosylation factor GTPase-activating protein AGD4 isoform X1; the encoded protein is MMASAFVKLDDSPMFQKQVLSLEANADELKDRCQKLFKGCKKFMTALGEAYNGEIGFADSLEIFGGGLDDPVSVSIGGPVISRFVTTLRELATFKELLRSQVEHVMIDRLAEFMNVDLQEAKDSRKRFDKAMHSYDQSREKFVSLKKNTPEDVVAELEEDLQNSKSAFEKSRFNLVHSLMNIEVKKKYEFLESISAIMDAHLRYFKLGYELLSQMEPYIHQVLTCAQQSKELANIEQDKLAKRIQEYRTQAELESTRASNNTEPLPGADGTHVVGLNTYKGFEGGMQPAAKGEVQTVKQGYLLKRSSSSRGDWKRRFFVLDNQGSLFYYSMKGPKPKGAQSYNYNRPPEQNSGMFGRFRSRHNRSSSQNEDALGCCSIDLCTSSIKMDAEDTDLRLCFRIISPSKTYTLQAENEADRMDWVNKITGAVTSLFNSHFLQQPRYDRENRNSATGASSTSQSEDGDKYLMDDIYPKEVHSVSKILRGIPGNDKCAECSAADPDWASLNLGILLCIECSGVHRNLGVHISKVRSITLDVKVWEPTILDLFDKLGNAYCNSIWEGMLLLGNERVGESNGPAKPCFMDAFQDKEKYIQAKYVQKSLIIREEDVPGNPSVSVRIWLAVQAMDVREVYRLIVISNSNVVNTKYDDAVSHADAKALDLECIILEGHEQDSESCLSIKQTNETQKCFHGWSLLHLACHSEHALMVELLLQFAADVNMQDYHGRTPLHHCITGGKNSLAKFLLRRGARPSVKDAGGLTVLERAMEMGAITDEELFIMLAEHQ
- the LOC112789037 gene encoding ADP-ribosylation factor GTPase-activating protein AGD2 isoform X2; translation: MTALGEAYNGEIGFADSLEIFGGGLDDPVSVSIGGPVISRFVTTLRELATFKELLRSQVEHVMIDRLAEFMNVDLQEAKDSRKRFDKAMHSYDQSREKFVSLKKNTPEDVVAELEEDLQNSKSAFEKSRFNLVHSLMNIEVKKKYEFLESISAIMDAHLRYFKLGYELLSQMEPYIHQVLTCAQQSKELANIEQDKLAKRIQEYRTQAELESTRASNNTEPLPGADGTHVVGLNTYKGFEGGMQPAAKGEVQTVKQGYLLKRSSSSRGDWKRRFFVLDNQGSLFYYSMKGPKPKGAQSYNYNRPPEQNSGMFGRFRSRHNRSSSQNEDALGCCSIDLCTSSIKMDAEDTDLRLCFRIISPSKTYTLQAENEADRMDWVNKITGAVTSLFNSHFLQQPRYDRENRNSATGASSTSQSEDGDKYLMDDIYPKEVHSVSKILRGIPGNDKCAECSAADPDWASLNLGILLCIECSGVHRNLGVHISKVRSITLDVKVWEPTILDLFDKLGNAYCNSIWEGMLLLGNERVGESNGPAKPCFMDAFQDKEKYIQAKYVQKSLIIREEDVPGNPSVSVRIWLAVQAMDVREVYRLIVISNSNVVNTKYDDAVSHADAKALDLECIILEGHEQDSESCLSIKQTNETQKCFHGWSLLHLACHSEHALMVELLLQFAADVNMQDYHGRTPLHHCITGGKNSLAKFLLRRGARPSVKDAGGLTVLERAMEMGAITDEELFIMLAEHQ
- the LOC112789037 gene encoding ADP-ribosylation factor GTPase-activating protein AGD4 isoform X3, producing MIDRLAEFMNVDLQEAKDSRKRFDKAMHSYDQSREKFVSLKKNTPEDVVAELEEDLQNSKSAFEKSRFNLVHSLMNIEVKKKYEFLESISAIMDAHLRYFKLGYELLSQMEPYIHQVLTCAQQSKELANIEQDKLAKRIQEYRTQAELESTRASNNTEPLPGADGTHVVGLNTYKGFEGGMQPAAKGEVQTVKQGYLLKRSSSSRGDWKRRFFVLDNQGSLFYYSMKGPKPKGAQSYNYNRPPEQNSGMFGRFRSRHNRSSSQNEDALGCCSIDLCTSSIKMDAEDTDLRLCFRIISPSKTYTLQAENEADRMDWVNKITGAVTSLFNSHFLQQPRYDRENRNSATGASSTSQSEDGDKYLMDDIYPKEVHSVSKILRGIPGNDKCAECSAADPDWASLNLGILLCIECSGVHRNLGVHISKVRSITLDVKVWEPTILDLFDKLGNAYCNSIWEGMLLLGNERVGESNGPAKPCFMDAFQDKEKYIQAKYVQKSLIIREEDVPGNPSVSVRIWLAVQAMDVREVYRLIVISNSNVVNTKYDDAVSHADAKALDLECIILEGHEQDSESCLSIKQTNETQKCFHGWSLLHLACHSEHALMVELLLQFAADVNMQDYHGRTPLHHCITGGKNSLAKFLLRRGARPSVKDAGGLTVLERAMEMGAITDEELFIMLAEHQ